The following are encoded together in the Acipenser ruthenus chromosome 24, fAciRut3.2 maternal haplotype, whole genome shotgun sequence genome:
- the LOC117429551 gene encoding G2/mitotic-specific cyclin-B2, giving the protein MAFARRIANTRDVENALLTKAKAPMGTRRPALEEISSNKFATKAPLIKKTERFQAPAVKATRPAGTKPPANVAPRKQPAAVERVVPVSPPPMDVSMKEEEELCQAFSDAMLDVDDIDADDAENPQLCSAYVKDIYQYLRQIEVQQSIRARYLEGQEINDRMRAILVDWLIQVHSRFQLLQETLYMTIAVLDRFLQVQPVSRKKLQLVGVTAMLVASKYEEMYAPEIGDFVYITDNAFSKSQIREMEMLILKELNFELGRPLPLHFLRRASKAGCADAEKHTLAKYLMELTLVDYDLLHRHPSEIAAAALCLSQNLLDGSKWSMAQQCYTGYSEDDLKSIMQHMAKNVVKVNEGLTKHTAIKNKYASSKLMRISAISQLKSPALKALAAPLLGNIC; this is encoded by the exons ATGGCTTTCGCACGTCGCATTGCT AACACCAGGGATGTTGAGAATGCCCTACTCACCAAGGCCAAGGCTCCCATGGGAACTAGGAGGCCAGCGCTGGAAGAGATTTCGAGTAACAAGTTTGCAACAAAGGCACCACTCATCAAG AAAACCGAGCGCTTCCAAGCTCCTGCAGTAAAAGCAACCAGGCCAGCAGGAACCAAGCCGCCTGCTAATGTTGCACCTCGGAAACAACCTGCTGCAGTGGAGAGAGTTGTTCCA GTTTCTCCACCCCCAATGGATGTCTCCatgaaggaggaggaggaactgTGCCAGGCTTTCTCTGATGCCATGTTGGATGTAGATGACATAGATGCTGATGATGCAGAAAACCCCCAGCTCTGTTCAGCATATGTAAAGGATATCTATCAGTACTTAAGGCAAATTGAG GTGCAGCAGTCGATCCGTGCCAGGTATCTTGAAGGTCAGGAAATTAATGATCGTATGCGTGCCATCTTGGTTGACTGGCTGATTCAGGTCCACTCAAGATTCCAGCTGCTGCAGGAAACTCTCTACATGACTATTGCTGTACTTGACAGGTTCTTGCAG GTCCAGCCCGTTTCTCGCAAGAAGCTTCAGTTGGTTGGTGTGACAGCCATGTTGGTTGCTTCAAAGTATGAAGAGATGTATGCTCCTGAGATAGGAGACTTTGTCTACATCACAGATAATGCTTTCTCCAAATCTCAAATCCGTGAAATGGAAATGCTCATTCTGAAGGAGCTGAACTTTGAGTTGGGACGACCACTTCCTCTGCACTTTCTCAGGAGGGCTTCGAAGGCTGGCTGT GCTGATGCTGAGAAACATACTCTAGCAAAATACTTGATGGAGCTAACCCTGGTGGACTATGACTTGCTGCACCGACACCCTTCTGAGATAGCAGCTGCTGCCCTTTGCCTATCTCAGAATCTCTTGGATGGAAGCAAATgg tCCATGGCCCAGCAGTGCTACACTGGTTATTCGGAAGATGATTTAAAGTCCATAATGCAGCATATGGCTAAAAATGTGGTGAAAGTTAATGAAGGCTTGACAAAGCATAca GCTATCAAGAACAAATACGCAAGTAGCAAATTAATGAGAATCAGTGCAATTTCACAACTGAAATCCCCTGCCCTCAAGGCACTTGCTGCACCACTACTTGGTAACATCTGCTAG